The Gemmatimonas phototrophica region ACGCAACGCCTGCGAGAAGGAGGAGGTGTCGGTACCGACTTCACGCTGGTTGATGTGACACTTCACATCACGGTGCACAAATTCAATGGGATCTTCAATGGTGATGATATTCGCGTTGCGGCGCTCATTGATGTACTGAATCATGGCCGCGAGCGCCGTGCTCTTCCCGGAGCCCGTCACGCCTGTCACCAGCACCAGTCCACGCGGCTTGAGCGAGATGTGCTCGAGGACCGAGGGCAGATTGAGGTCGCGAATACTGGACGCCGCGTGCGCGATGGCGCGCATGGCGAACGCCACGGTGCCCTTCTGCTGGTAGACGTTGACGCGGAAGCGACCGATGCCTGGCACATTGATGGCGAAGTCTGATTCGCGCATCTCCACGAACTCGCGCAATTGCGCTGGCGGAAGCAGATGTTCCGCCAGCGCTCGCAATTCCTCGGGCCGCATGGGCGGCATTTCGAGGGGAACGAGGTCTCCGTGCAATCGCAGCGTGGGAGGACGGCCGACCTTGAGATGCAGGTCGGACGCCCCTTCTCGCACCATACGCTGGAGCGCAGCCTTGAGGTCAAGGCCTGTCGCCGGTGTCGCACTGGGGGCGGCGCCAGTCGCGGCGCCGGAGACCATCGTCATGTCGTCATGTCTCAGCCGGTTGGATCAATGCGGTAGAGGACTTGGCCGTATTCCACCGGATGCGCGTCGGAGACACTGATCTCACGGACGACCCCGTCGAACTCCGACTCTAGCTCGTTCATGATCTTCATCGCTTCGATGATGCAGACGATCTGGCCCTTGCTGATACGATCGCCGACCGACACGTACGGCTTCGCACCCGGCTCTGGCGCCGTGTAGAACGTCCCCACCATGGGCGACTTGATCTCGAGGGCCGCAGACTTCGGTGCCTCGGCTTTCGGCACCACCGTCCCCCCCTCCTCTGCAGGACGCGCTGCCGGCGCGGCAGGCAACACGGCTGGTGCGGGCATGGGCATGGCAGCCGGCATGGCCTGCGCTACGGTTACGCCGCGCTGCTGCGGACTCTTCGAGATACGGAGCTTCATCCCCTTGTCGGAGGAGATCTCAATGGAATCCACGGTGGAGCCGTCGAGCATCTCGATCAGCTTCTTCACGTAGCGCAGGTCGATCATGGCGGGAAAGGCTGGGGAATGCGCGGCAACCCAAAGGGCCGACAGCGCAGAGATCAGGCGATTTCGAGCAACTGCCGAGGGAAACCGGTAAGTACCCGGGCCCCGGCGTCTGTGATCAGGACATCGTCCTCGATTCTCACCCCACCCCAATCCGGGCGATAGATGCCCGGCTCGATAGTGACCACCATACCAGTGGCAAGGGGAGCGTCGACGGTTCGGGCCAAACGAGGCGACTCGTGCACTTCCAGACCAATACCATGGCCCAGTGAATGCCCGAACGCCTCGCCGTACCCACACG contains the following coding sequences:
- the accB gene encoding acetyl-CoA carboxylase biotin carboxyl carrier protein, with protein sequence MIDLRYVKKLIEMLDGSTVDSIEISSDKGMKLRISKSPQQRGVTVAQAMPAAMPMPAPAVLPAAPAARPAEEGGTVVPKAEAPKSAALEIKSPMVGTFYTAPEPGAKPYVSVGDRISKGQIVCIIEAMKIMNELESEFDGVVREISVSDAHPVEYGQVLYRIDPTG
- a CDS encoding type IV pilus twitching motility protein PilT: MTMVSGAATGAAPSATPATGLDLKAALQRMVREGASDLHLKVGRPPTLRLHGDLVPLEMPPMRPEELRALAEHLLPPAQLREFVEMRESDFAINVPGIGRFRVNVYQQKGTVAFAMRAIAHAASSIRDLNLPSVLEHISLKPRGLVLVTGVTGSGKSTALAAMIQYINERRNANIITIEDPIEFVHRDVKCHINQREVGTDTSSFSQALRRVLRQDPDVIMIGEIRDLETLEVALKAAGTGHLVFSTLHTTDATLTINRVLSFYPPHQQNEVRFALANALSAVVSLRLVPRADQPGRVPACEILVNTEAVRDQIRDLSSALNIPDLIKEGSVAYGMQSFDQSLMNWYSRGVISYENALFNATNPAEFALRVQGVDGASDTSFSGFKPGSSAG